The following proteins are encoded in a genomic region of Necator americanus strain Aroian chromosome II, whole genome shotgun sequence:
- a CDS encoding hypothetical protein (NECATOR_CHRII.G8589.T1) has product MALKSFVFLSLLAFVLSYRAKFAPRQPSNPCPNGWHRYLDSCYYFEQRKMNFDKAEVRCLEKNSLMFTPETVEEYREVMKHSPMNYFTWVGLKQREGEREARWTSSGGIRPSLIDWLTLTPGTYSNGWSGSATCVARYNTPYSKPYSYFYFCGMDFHSICEKNNTLLKNIWDQSAIRF; this is encoded by the exons ATGGCACTAAA ATCTTTCGTATTCCTCTCACTCCTCGCCTTTGTCCTATCGTATCGCGCAAAATTCGCGCCAAGGCAGCCA TCTAATCCATGCCCCAACGGATGGCATCGTTATCTGGACTCATGTTACTATTTCGAGCAAAGAAAGATGAATTTTGACAAGGCGGAAGTTCGGTGCTTGGAGAAAAATTCGTTGATGTTCACCCCGGAGACCGTAGAAGAATAT AGAGAGGTTATGAAGCATAGCCCAATGAATTATTTCACATGGGTCGGTTTAAAGCAACGTGAAGGGGAACGTGAAGCAAGGTGGACCTCCAGCGGTGGAATAAGACCGTCACTAAT TGACTGGTTGACTTTAACGCCAGGAACGTATAGTAATGGATGGAGTGGGAGCGCAACGTGTGTGGCACGATACAATACCCCGTACAGTAAACCGTActcatatttctatttctgtggtatggatttccattCGATTTGCGAGAAAAATAACACACTCCTGAAGAATATTTGGGATCAAAGCGCAATTAGGTTTTAA
- a CDS encoding hypothetical protein (NECATOR_CHRII.G8587.T2), translating to MAIFLFVFTVLGILYSSRTLLLAKNFAPGIRIRRTAYPPRLNMSECPAFFGKVTIFIATGSLQDMKGKYAVAQRSLNCYLKTVKYKLIVVDLSTDPRVKRSCSMHKSVGFPSVAVSVPPV from the exons ATGGCAATTTTTCTGTTCGTTTTCACAGTTCTCGGTATTCTCTACTCCTCTCGTACTCTGTTGTTGGCAAAAAACTTTGCTCCAGGCATCAGAATCAG GCGTACAGCATATCCACCTCGACTGAACATGAGTGAGTGTCCAGCGTTTTTTGGAAAGGTGACCATCTTTATAGCTACTGGTTCATTGCAAGATATGAAGGG aaagtaTGCTGTCGCTCAACGTTCGTTGAATTGCTATTTAAAAACCGTTAAATACAAGCTGATAGTGGTCGATCTTTCGACGGATCCACGGGTGAAGCGATCGTGCTCGATGCATAAATCGGTTGGTTTTCCATCCGTTGCTGTTAGCGTCCCCCCCGtgtaa
- a CDS encoding hypothetical protein (NECATOR_CHRII.G8586.T1) encodes MLVLDADTGVVNPNHCIEEWIDESVDILFYERFFNWEIAAGNYLVKNTPWAADFLRKWAKYEFLRPLMWDSNDQGGLMMVLLKTLIPEAVAEQNKCTSYLMNATDYSTYMASVICVRVALGSRRIWPGKIRLYRKAHAWVRDRWMTSDEWCDHDFMIHGWKVSRNDEMKTTPFLSDIDPNRCGVGYEGWNWKLNMHGNTSRIRELMRLSENYYKIIFPKEARVIPFIDIPDIYECYPYCDKLIRSNNETV; translated from the exons ATGCTTGTACTCGACGCGGATACTG GAGTTGTCAATCCGAATCATTGCATTGAGGAATGGATTGACGAATCGGTGGATATCCTATTTTATGAGCGTTTTTTTAATTGGGAAATTGCCGCCGGGAACTACTTG GTAAAGAATACTCCGTGGGCGGCTGATTTTTTACGTAAATGGGCGAAATACGAATTTTTACGGCCATTAATGTGGGACAGTAATGATCAGGGTGGACTTATG ATGGTCTTACTCAAAACACTAATCCCTGAGGCTGTGGCGGAGCAGAACAAATGCACCTCTTACCTGATGAACGCTACAGACTATTCAACCTACATGGCGTCTGTAATTTGTGTACGAGTGGCTCTCGGATCGAGAAGAATTTGGCCGGGAAAAATTCGACTCTATCGGAAAGCTCATGCATGGGTGCGAGACAGATGGATGACGAGTGACGA GTGGTGTGATCACGATTTTATGATTCATGGATGGAAAGTGAGCAggaatgatgaaatgaaaacaacaccATTCTTAAGTGATATAGATCCGAATCGTTGTGGTGTTGGATATGAAGGATGGAATTGGAAGTTGAATATGCATGGAAATACTTCACGAATAAG GGAACTAATGAGACTGTCAGAAAACTattacaaaataattttccCTAAAGAAGCTCGAGTAATTCCATTTATTGATATACCAGATATCTATGAATGTTATCCATATTGTGATAAGTTGATCCGAAGTAATAATGAAACTGTTTGA
- a CDS encoding hypothetical protein (NECATOR_CHRII.G8585.T2) → MNEKMLLHLLTLLSIALAIEYPWTFDNDLFGGPDFWGLVNRDWRMCTAGQMQSPVNIDPGQLLFDPHLGRISIDDVHVEGTFENIGQLPIITINETLSKTTINITGGPASPYKYRLHQISMHFGQPDGERGSEHTVDRVRFPAEVQLLAYNIDLYTNYSQAVTQPRGLLAIAVIIDIGDTTEVALRRLTVASQSITYKGMKTTLRKLHPAGLIPRTNHYVTYEGSLTIPGCHETVTWIIMNNPIYITRDDLQIWNELQKTESKQADPAYMTPAYRPLKALNGRLLRTNINVNYKHTSSPTCSTNIYTEMGYRSNPARARHNQSMTKRNAPRYADHEIFELEAIEPERVDAMDAIQSV, encoded by the exons GCCCGGATTTCTGGGGTCTGGTGAACAGAGATTGGCGAATGTGTACGGCTGGTCAAATGCAGAGTCCAGTAAATATCGATCCAGGTCAATTGTTGTTCGATCCACATCTTGGACGAATTTCAATCGATGATGTTCAT gtGGAAGGAACGTTCGAGAACATTGGCCAGCTACCAATTATCACTATTAATGAAACACTTTCAAAGACAACCATCAATATCACCGGAGGACCCGCGTCACCATACAAATATCGTCTACATCAA ATATCCATGCATTTCGGACAACCGGACGGTGAACGAGGCTCCGAACACACCGTTGATCGTGTTCGTTTCCCGGCGGAG GTCCAGCTGCTCGCCTATAACATTGATCTTTATACGAATTACAGTCAAGCGGTTACACAACCTCGTGGTTTACTAGCGATTGCAGTTATAATCGAT ATCGGCGACACCACAGAGGTAGCGTTGAGGCGATTGACTGTAGCTTCTCAGAGCATCACATATAAAG GAATGAAGACCACTCTACGAAAATTACATCCAGCTGGTCTAATACCACGAACAAATCACTACGTCACTTATGAGGGATCGTTAACGATTCCCGGTTGTCATGAGACGGTCACATGGATTATTATGAACAATCCGATCTATATCACTCGGGATGAT CTCCAAATATGGAATGAGCTCCAGAAAACGGAGAGTAAACAAGCGGATCctgcctacatgactcctgcttATCGTCCGTTAAAAGCTCTAAACGGTCGACTTCTTCGGACAAATATTAATGTGAATTACAAG CACACATCATCGCCCACGTGTTCCACCAACATCTACACAGAAATGGGATATCGATCGAATCCGGCACGCGCGCGTCATAATCAATCGATGACGAAACGGAACGCGCCGCGTTACGCAGATCATGAGATCTTCGAGTTGGAAGCAATCGAACCGGAACGCGTCGACGCAATGGACGCAATACAGTCGGTCTAA
- a CDS encoding hypothetical protein (NECATOR_CHRII.G8585.T1) has protein sequence MLLHLLTLLSIALAIEYPWTFDNDLFGGPDFWGLVNRDWRMCTAGQMQSPVNIDPGQLLFDPHLGRISIDDVHVEGTFENIGQLPIITINETLSKTTINITGGPASPYKYRLHQISMHFGQPDGERGSEHTVDRVRFPAEVQLLAYNIDLYTNYSQAVTQPRGLLAIAVIIDIGDTTEVALRRLTVASQSITYKGMKTTLRKLHPAGLIPRTNHYVTYEGSLTIPGCHETVTWIIMNNPIYITRDDLQIWNELQKTESKQADPAYMTPAYRPLKALNGRLLRTNINVNYKHTSSPTCSTNIYTEMGYRSNPARARHNQSMTKRNAPRYADHEIFELEAIEPERVDAMDAIQSV, from the exons GCCCGGATTTCTGGGGTCTGGTGAACAGAGATTGGCGAATGTGTACGGCTGGTCAAATGCAGAGTCCAGTAAATATCGATCCAGGTCAATTGTTGTTCGATCCACATCTTGGACGAATTTCAATCGATGATGTTCAT gtGGAAGGAACGTTCGAGAACATTGGCCAGCTACCAATTATCACTATTAATGAAACACTTTCAAAGACAACCATCAATATCACCGGAGGACCCGCGTCACCATACAAATATCGTCTACATCAA ATATCCATGCATTTCGGACAACCGGACGGTGAACGAGGCTCCGAACACACCGTTGATCGTGTTCGTTTCCCGGCGGAG GTCCAGCTGCTCGCCTATAACATTGATCTTTATACGAATTACAGTCAAGCGGTTACACAACCTCGTGGTTTACTAGCGATTGCAGTTATAATCGAT ATCGGCGACACCACAGAGGTAGCGTTGAGGCGATTGACTGTAGCTTCTCAGAGCATCACATATAAAG GAATGAAGACCACTCTACGAAAATTACATCCAGCTGGTCTAATACCACGAACAAATCACTACGTCACTTATGAGGGATCGTTAACGATTCCCGGTTGTCATGAGACGGTCACATGGATTATTATGAACAATCCGATCTATATCACTCGGGATGAT CTCCAAATATGGAATGAGCTCCAGAAAACGGAGAGTAAACAAGCGGATCctgcctacatgactcctgcttATCGTCCGTTAAAAGCTCTAAACGGTCGACTTCTTCGGACAAATATTAATGTGAATTACAAG CACACATCATCGCCCACGTGTTCCACCAACATCTACACAGAAATGGGATATCGATCGAATCCGGCACGCGCGCGTCATAATCAATCGATGACGAAACGGAACGCGCCGCGTTACGCAGATCATGAGATCTTCGAGTTGGAAGCAATCGAACCGGAACGCGTCGACGCAATGGACGCAATACAGTCGGTCTAA
- a CDS encoding hypothetical protein (NECATOR_CHRII.G8587.T1), protein MKKRLTRNRGTARNGRLQKMAIFLFVFTVLGILYSSRTLLLAKNFAPGIRIRRTAYPPRLNMSECPAFFGKVTIFIATGSLQDMKGKYAVAQRSLNCYLKTVKYKLIVVDLSTDPRVKRSCSMHKSVGFPSVAVSVPPV, encoded by the exons ATGAAGAAGCGGCTCACACGGAATCGGGGCACCGCTAGGAACGGACGCTTGCAAAAGATGGCAATTTTTCTGTTCGTTTTCACAGTTCTCGGTATTCTCTACTCCTCTCGTACTCTGTTGTTGGCAAAAAACTTTGCTCCAGGCATCAGAATCAG GCGTACAGCATATCCACCTCGACTGAACATGAGTGAGTGTCCAGCGTTTTTTGGAAAGGTGACCATCTTTATAGCTACTGGTTCATTGCAAGATATGAAGGG aaagtaTGCTGTCGCTCAACGTTCGTTGAATTGCTATTTAAAAACCGTTAAATACAAGCTGATAGTGGTCGATCTTTCGACGGATCCACGGGTGAAGCGATCGTGCTCGATGCATAAATCGGTTGGTTTTCCATCCGTTGCTGTTAGCGTCCCCCCCGtgtaa
- a CDS encoding hypothetical protein (NECATOR_CHRII.G8588.T2) produces MALKSFVFLSLLAFVLSYRAKFAPRQPSNPCPNGWHRYLDSCYYFEQRKMNFDKAEVRCLEKNSLMFTPETVEEYREVMRHSPMNYFTWVGLKQREGEREARWTSSGGIRPSLIDWLTLTPGTYSNGWSGSATCVARYNTPYSKPYSYFYFCGMDFHSICEKNNTLLKNIWDQSAIRF; encoded by the exons ATGGCACTAAA ATCTTTCGTATTCCTCTCACTCCTCGCCTTTGTCCTATCGTATCGCGCAAAATTCGCGCCAAGGCAGCCA TCTAATCCATGCCCCAACGGATGGCATCGTTATCTGGACTCATGTTACTATTTCGAGCAAAGAAAGATGAATTTTGACAAGGCGGAAGTTCGTTGCTTAGAGAAAAATTCGTTGATGTTCACCCCGGAGACCGTAGAAGAATAT AGAGAGGTTATGAGGCATAGCCCAATGAATTATTTCACATGGGTCGGTTTGAAGCAACGTGAAGGGGAACGTGAAGCAAGGTGGACCTCCAGCGGTGGAATAAGACCGTCACTAAT TGACTGGTTGACTTTAACGCCAGGAACGTATAGTAATGGATGGAGTGGGAGCGCAACGTGTGTGGCACGATACAATACCCCGTACAGTAAACCGTActcatatttctatttctgtggtatggatttccattCGATTTGCGAGAAAAATAACACACTCCTGAAGAATATTTGGGATCAAAGCGCAATTAGGTTTTAA
- a CDS encoding hypothetical protein (NECATOR_CHRII.G8590.T1), giving the protein MTPLDALPYSQFLFYNALDLTTQGFLPYSLVQPLAAAQFQAPQVLGNEGDYDDYDNEWCSQRPFFDSSQEKIFFVRTIRDKKMTEEEKGCDGTVLDGSGYGSLVFQDPFDNLTATTLRYAPLRAQPHP; this is encoded by the exons ATGACACCACTGGACGCCTTGCCATATTCGCAGTTCTTGTTTTACAAT GCACTAGACCTCACGACACAGGGCTTTCTACCGTACTCATTGGTGCAACCGCTAGCAGCGGCTCAGTTTCAGGCACCGCAAGTCCTGGGAAATGAAG GGGACTATGATGACTACGACAATGAGTGGTGCTCTCAAAGACCATTTTTCGATTCTTCTCAAGAGAAGATATTTTTCGTTCGTACCATCCGCGATAAAAAGATGACTGAAGAGGAGAAAGGGTGCGACGGTACCGTACTGGATGGAAGTGGTTATGGTAGTCTCGTTTTCCAGGATCCGTTCGATAACCTAACCGCTACTACGCTCCGCTACGCACCGCTACGAGCGCAACCGCATCCGtaa
- a CDS encoding hypothetical protein (NECATOR_CHRII.G8589.T2) yields MLTNKRHEHAHHRADGPKATRSRLIPPAPKEHAQNWEHLSLISLQVAHLLTERAWLRSNVRNGQHPFIRTGSWSTAIIATMALKSFVFLSLLAFVLSYRAKFAPRQPSNPCPNGWHRYLDSCYYFEQRKMNFDKAEVRCLEKNSLMFTPETVEEYREVMKHSPMNYFTWVGLKQREGEREARWTSSGGIRPSLIDWLTLTPGTYSNGWSGSATCVARYNTPYSKPYSYFYFCGMDFHSICEKNNTLLKNIWDQSAIRF; encoded by the exons ATGCTAACGAACAAACGACACGAACACGCACATCATCGTGCCGACGGGCCGAAGGCGACTCGTTCTAGGCTTATTCCGCCCGCGCCGAAGGAACACGCTCAGAACTG GGAACATCTTAGCCTCATATCACTTCAG GTCGCTCACTTGCTCACGGAAAGGGCGTGGCTGAGGTCAAACGTTCGGAACGGTCAACATCCCTTTATAAGGACTGGATCCTGGAGTACAGCTATCATAGCTACAATGGCACTAAA ATCTTTCGTATTCCTCTCACTCCTCGCCTTTGTCCTATCGTATCGCGCAAAATTCGCGCCAAGGCAGCCA TCTAATCCATGCCCCAACGGATGGCATCGTTATCTGGACTCATGTTACTATTTCGAGCAAAGAAAGATGAATTTTGACAAGGCGGAAGTTCGGTGCTTGGAGAAAAATTCGTTGATGTTCACCCCGGAGACCGTAGAAGAATAT AGAGAGGTTATGAAGCATAGCCCAATGAATTATTTCACATGGGTCGGTTTAAAGCAACGTGAAGGGGAACGTGAAGCAAGGTGGACCTCCAGCGGTGGAATAAGACCGTCACTAAT TGACTGGTTGACTTTAACGCCAGGAACGTATAGTAATGGATGGAGTGGGAGCGCAACGTGTGTGGCACGATACAATACCCCGTACAGTAAACCGTActcatatttctatttctgtggtatggatttccattCGATTTGCGAGAAAAATAACACACTCCTGAAGAATATTTGGGATCAAAGCGCAATTAGGTTTTAA
- a CDS encoding hypothetical protein (NECATOR_CHRII.G8588.T1), producing MRLLCSFRISPNFEFHALVAVAHLLTERAWLRSNVRNGQHPFIRTGSWSTAIIATMALKSFVFLSLLAFVLSYRAKFAPRQPSNPCPNGWHRYLDSCYYFEQRKMNFDKAEVRCLEKNSLMFTPETVEEYREVMRHSPMNYFTWVGLKQREGEREARWTSSGGIRPSLIDWLTLTPGTYSNGWSGSATCVARYNTPYSKPYSYFYFCGMDFHSICEKNNTLLKNIWDQSAIRF from the exons ATGCGACTCCTTTGTAGCTTTCGAATCTCACCGAACTTTGAATTTCATGCTCTTGTCGCG GTCGCTCACTTGCTCACGGAAAGGGCGTGGCTGAGGTCAAACGTTCGGAACGGTCAACATCCCTTTATAAGGACTGGATCCTGGAGTACAGCTATCATAGCTACAATGGCACTAAA ATCTTTCGTATTCCTCTCACTCCTCGCCTTTGTCCTATCGTATCGCGCAAAATTCGCGCCAAGGCAGCCA TCTAATCCATGCCCCAACGGATGGCATCGTTATCTGGACTCATGTTACTATTTCGAGCAAAGAAAGATGAATTTTGACAAGGCGGAAGTTCGTTGCTTAGAGAAAAATTCGTTGATGTTCACCCCGGAGACCGTAGAAGAATAT AGAGAGGTTATGAGGCATAGCCCAATGAATTATTTCACATGGGTCGGTTTGAAGCAACGTGAAGGGGAACGTGAAGCAAGGTGGACCTCCAGCGGTGGAATAAGACCGTCACTAAT TGACTGGTTGACTTTAACGCCAGGAACGTATAGTAATGGATGGAGTGGGAGCGCAACGTGTGTGGCACGATACAATACCCCGTACAGTAAACCGTActcatatttctatttctgtggtatggatttccattCGATTTGCGAGAAAAATAACACACTCCTGAAGAATATTTGGGATCAAAGCGCAATTAGGTTTTAA